The stretch of DNA aatacaaatcattaataaaaatattaaacttaaatatttaaaataaaattttcgtCTACAAAATAGCCTTACGCTAAAAATAGAACACTGGGAAAATACATCGGAGACGATTGGACCGGTCCCTGGGCCACCTCATAAAAAAGGGGTGTTTCCGTCATTTTACACCGCGTCAAAGGCAGAGGGCTTTTATGTGCCGTGTGTTGGATCAGCCGTGGCGGGCCACGAGAGAGTCTTCACCTTAAGCGCGATGTAGAGAATGAAAACCAATCACTATTTGATAGCTATCCATACGCTCTACAGGAGAGATCTGGACAGAGCGGCGCGAGGACGGGAGAGAGATAAGAGGAGGGTAAGAgggagaagaggaggaggagggatcAGCGTTTTAGGGTTTGGAAAATCCTAAAATAACAGAGGTGAGTGAGCGCGTAATCtcttaattctttttttgtGATCTTCTTGTTCTAGGTTTTATTCGTCTGAGGAAATTggtgaaaatgttgagtttgatttggtatatcctgatgatgatgatgatgatgatgatgcttgTGTGTGAGAAAGAGGCGTGTCTATTGTGTGCAGGAGTCGAGTGTGAGAGAAGGTCTATAGAGAGGGAAGAAGTGAGATCGAGAGCTAAGAGCGACCAGAAGAGAGATAACGTTAATAGGAGTGTGTCTATAAAGGCTCGAAGCTACCAATTTCCTGAATTCATATCGCTCTTACCCTGAGAATGTCGGAGAGAAAGCTTGTGGTAATGTGTTTCCGATTTCCTATTTGTTTACCCATTTGATTTTCTCCACACAGGgatttcttgaaatttcttaTGTGTTTTTGGTGGATTATTTAGGTATTGGGTATCCCATGGGATGTCGATACGGATGGCTTGAGGGATTACATGAGCAAGTTTGGGGAACTTGAGGATTGCATAGTCATGAAGGTTAATCTTCGGATATGTGTAGTAATTTTCCCGTTGAAAATGTAGATTGGTCGTGCACTTGTTCTTTCAACTAACGATGCGATTTGGAGCTCTTTCTTGGCCCTTATTATTCTTATTGAAAAGGGAAATTGTAAAAAAACGTGTTTATGTTTGTGGGTATATTTGTTCACGAAGATTTACAGGGAGAAGTTGCTGTCACCTACCTTTTTTTGGAATACTGGGACCCAATACAAGGAGGCCATATTACAATCATCCTATTGCGCTGTGTTAAGAGGGAAATGctataaatttttcatagtgTACTAACTGCAGTTgctttttctaaaatttgatgCTATGGTTCTCATGTGCTCCTTTTCCTTCCCTGGATCTGTTTATAAATTTCTGTTACTGGTGTTTTACTTTAAATGTATGATATAGGATGATTTCTTAACATGGGACAGTAAGAGAGATACAATGCCCCTGCCTGCCCCCAAGAAACAAGGAAGAATTGAAGTCTACTAAAATGTTTCCATCCATGGGGTGTTTGCTTCAATTTCCATGCCTCATGGTGTCATTTCTTCTATTGGTTGCATTTTCTTATCCAAGTTTACTGCTAACGTTGCTAGGTTTTCGATTGTGCCGTGCATGTATATGCTTCTCAACATTATAAAGCGAATATTTTCCCTTCTCATGGCTAGGGTTTGACCATTCTCAAATGAAATTCTTGTTCCGTTGCTTGTTACATTACATTGGGAAGTTTCTGATGACTAGGATTGACCATTCTCAAGTGATATTCTTGTTCCGTTGCTTGTTACATTACATTGGGAAGTTTCTGATGACTAGGGATTGACCATTCTCAAGTGAAATTCTTGTCCCATTGGTTTTACATTACATTGGGAAGTTTTAGCAAATATCTATTGGGTTCGGTGTATTCCATTGATCAAAGGATTTAGGCTGGGGCCAAGCCAGAATGTCTGAATCTGTGTAGCTGTGGGGGAAAAACTGAGATAGGAATGTGCTTTTTAATTTGATAGGGTTTTTATCGTCTTTTATTTCCTAACCTTTTTTGGAGTTGATAATAGTGTTAAATGATTCTCCACTTTGATGGTTAACTTTCTGGTACTGCTGCAGATAGAATTTAGACGTGAGTTTGGTGTTTTTCTTCTCTGCTTGTAGCGTTATTGAACACATTCAATTCCATTCATCTTCTTTAGGAGCGGAGCAGCGGTCGTTCTCGTGGTTTCGGATATGTAACATTTGCATCAGTTGAGGATGCAAAGGTACCTCCAGGACTGACTATTCATTTTTTAAGTCATTTATTGATACCATTTTTCTTGCATACATGAATTATTGCAGGTCCATccaagtttttcttatttttgtatgaTCATGAAATGTACTTGGAtgagatctttttttttttgggtattagAATATCTCAGATATTATTCTTCtccatctctccctctctcttttggAACAGAATGCATTGTCCAGTGAGCACTTTCTTGGCAACAGAATCCTGGAAGTAAAAGTTGCTACACCAAAGGTTGTCTGCTGACATTATCCATCACTTTGCTATCATCCAATGCAAATTCTGCTTGGCCCTGTTCCTTTTGGCCCCTATGTTTGAATTAATTATACTTTATCAATGTCTTTTAGGAGGAAATGAGAGCACCGTCAAAGAAAGTCACCAGGATATTTGTGGCCAGGATCCCACCATCAGTGACAGAAGCAGCTTTCCGGAGGTAATTGTGGTTTTTGTTTAGCTGTTTGTCTTCacattttggaaaaaatgaatATGTAATGGGGTCTCTCAActtctttttgtttgattttctctTGCAGTTATTTTGAGCAGTATGGTGATATAACAGATCTATACATGCCAAAGGTCTCTCActccccccccaacacacacacacacaccctttctcttctcacacacacacatgcttAGATATGCATAGAAGCATGCAAAAAGAacaccaaaaagaaaaggaatatacAGACAGCAATTGTAATACATCTGTAAATCTGCAAACTTTTATTGGTTCACTGCCATATCCATTATATGCAAGGTACTGATACAGTGTATCATGGTGTGTAAATTATTGAATTAAGCATTTGTTACCATTTTACAGGATCCGAGGACTAAAGGGCATCGTGGAATTGGGTTTATTACTTTTGCTAGTGCTGGTCAGTTGTTAAATTGCCCCTTCAGTTTTTATTCAATCATCATGTCTCTTGTTATTTCTCCTATAGGGTTTCAGTTGACAAAATTCAGGAATCTTGACTTTTGAGTAAGGGATTATATGGGAAGAGTCAGCACACACTGAGACTGGAAAATAGTTGGGAATTTATGTACTTAGGGATCATAATATGTAATAGTCATGATAGTTTGTGTGGCAGCTTTTGTGGATTGCAGTCCAACGGTGTAGAGGTTCATGGCAGGGGATTcagtttctttatttctttccttctctgcACTTATCATCTTCTAAGATAATAACAATGTTCATTTTTTAGTTTGTGCAGCTGTGGGGAGGTGTGGGATTGTGGGATTTGTCACCTGTGATGATGATTCAATATTATGAGAAGAAATCATTGTTAAAAAGTTTTAAGAGTTTGGACTACATACAATAAAAGTGTGTTGGAACCTTTGCTTTGTTTCACTTTTGAACATGAACCTTATAACTTTTTTGGTTGGGGAAGAAGTGAAGGAAAAGGGGACTGCTTCCATTGTTTGGGATGGAAGACATTTGGAAATGAAAAAGGGAGGGTGAGATCCCTCTGATACTTTGGATCAGAGAGAAGACTGGTCTTTCAAAGCTCGTGAATTATTCTTTAATCAACAGTTTTGTTCCCAGTTTTTTGTTCATTAACTTATTATAGTAAAATATCCATTCTCTTTTTTGAAGGTGAGAAACTTGaatccttttcttttctaaaatagGATGAAAGCTGAATGccttttttatgttatttaccTCCCATCTCTCCTTCCTATCAGTGGTACACTTAGAAAGAATTGGTTACTCTAattcttctcttttattttaagGAAAGAATAAAGGAAAACCTTGTAATCCCCTTCCCTATAGGAAGGGAAGGAAAAAAATCTGgccatttaatttaatgaatttattcttCATTAGAACTGCAAATGTGTTggtaataattaattcatttggTAGATGTAGATATATGGCAAGTGGAAACCAAAAATATGTCTTTGTTTGTCACAAATGACAAACTATTATTGGTCAGGATATTTAATGTTCACAGAACTAATCtcctccttttttctttttctttttttctcttggtGGCAGATTCTGTGGACAATCTGATGAGTGAAACTCATGAATTGGGAGGCTCAACAATAGTTGTAGACAGAGCGACACCCAAGGCAAGTAACAACACTGTTGCCATGTTCAGTTTGTGTTTTCTGTCTTTGTTTCCTAGTAGAAACTTAAATGTTTTTAATCACAATCTAATTGCTCGACCTGTATGTTCATGCCAAGTGTTGATGTTTGCTGTTTTTGTGAATGCACTTGAATTTCAGTTTTAGTgctctgtaatttattttatcactcAATTCTGTTTTCTCAGGAGGAGGATTTCAGGCCAGTAAGTCGTATGACACAAGGTGGTTATGGTGCATATAATGCATATATCAATGCGGCAACTACATATGCAGCTCTTGGTGCCCCTACCTTATATGATCATCCTGGCTCTATGTATGGAAGTAAGTTATTTTTACTTATGTGCTTGTGCAATTTGTGAAGAGAACCATTGGTGAATTCTTTCatgcttattattatttatttatttacattttgggGGGTACTGTATTAGGGGGCCAATCTACTCGAGGAATGGGCAAAAAGATCTTTGTTGGGAGGCTCCCTCAAGAGGCAACAACAGATGATCTTCGCCAATATTTTGGTAGATTTGGTCGAATTTTAGATGTCTATGTTCCAAAGGTAAAATGCCTGTAACTTTTCTGCCAAAAGATGGATGGATTCTTCATCATTGATAAATTACagattcaaaatatttaattttaggatCCCAAGAGAACTGGCCATAG from Diospyros lotus cultivar Yz01 chromosome 6, ASM1463336v1, whole genome shotgun sequence encodes:
- the LOC127803670 gene encoding uncharacterized protein LOC127803670, producing MSERKLVVLGIPWDVDTDGLRDYMSKFGELEDCIVMKERSSGRSRGFGYVTFASVEDAKNALSSEHFLGNRILEVKVATPKEEMRAPSKKVTRIFVARIPPSVTEAAFRSYFEQYGDITDLYMPKDPRTKGHRGIGFITFASADSVDNLMSETHELGGSTIVVDRATPKEEDFRPVSRMTQGGYGAYNAYINAATTYAALGAPTLYDHPGSMYGRGQSTRGMGKKIFVGRLPQEATTDDLRQYFGRFGRILDVYVPKDPKRTGHRGFGFVTFAEDGVADRVSRRSHEICGQQVAIDSATPIDDAGPSGNFMMDNPEPYGGYGGPMRTYGRMYGSLDFDDWGYGFGGGRTSRADLRYRPY